Proteins encoded together in one Pseudomonas sp. TCU-HL1 window:
- the era gene encoding GTPase Era, producing MTDIDTSRCGYVAIVGRPNVGKSTLLNHILGQKLAITSRKPQTTRHNMLGIKTEGNVQAIYVDTPGLHKKSDKALNRYMNRSASAALKDVDVVVFVVDRDRWTEEDQLVLERVQYVEGPVLIAVNKTDRLEEKGDLIPHLSWLQEQLPNAELIPVSALQGHNLDTLERLVAERLPEGDHFFPEDQITDRSSRFLAAELVREKIMRQLGAELPYQITVEIEEFKQEGRVLHIHALILVERDGQKKIIIGDGGERIKRIGQDARKDMETMFDSKVMLNLWVKVKGGWSDDERALRSLGYNDL from the coding sequence ATGACTGATATCGATACCTCCCGCTGCGGCTACGTTGCCATCGTCGGCCGCCCTAATGTGGGCAAGTCCACGCTGCTCAACCACATTCTCGGGCAGAAACTGGCGATCACCTCGCGCAAGCCGCAGACGACCCGCCACAACATGCTCGGCATCAAGACCGAAGGCAATGTGCAAGCGATCTACGTCGACACGCCCGGTTTGCACAAGAAAAGCGACAAGGCCCTGAACCGCTACATGAACCGCAGTGCTTCGGCGGCGCTCAAGGACGTGGATGTGGTGGTCTTCGTCGTCGACCGTGACCGCTGGACCGAAGAAGACCAACTGGTCCTGGAGCGCGTGCAGTACGTGGAAGGCCCGGTGCTGATTGCGGTGAACAAGACCGACCGCTTGGAAGAGAAGGGCGACCTGATCCCGCACCTGTCCTGGCTCCAGGAGCAACTGCCGAATGCCGAGCTGATCCCGGTCTCCGCCCTCCAGGGGCACAACCTGGATACGCTGGAGCGCCTTGTGGCCGAGCGTCTGCCGGAAGGCGACCACTTCTTCCCGGAAGACCAGATCACCGATCGCAGCAGCCGCTTCCTCGCCGCCGAGCTGGTTCGCGAGAAAATCATGCGCCAGCTGGGAGCCGAGCTGCCGTACCAGATCACCGTGGAAATCGAAGAGTTCAAGCAGGAAGGTCGTGTCCTGCACATCCACGCCCTGATCCTGGTGGAGCGCGATGGTCAGAAAAAGATCATCATCGGCGACGGTGGTGAGCGTATCAAACGCATCGGCCAGGATGCCCGCAAGGACATGGAAACCATGTTCGACTCCAAGGTCATGCTCAATCTCTGGGTGAAGGTGAAGGGAGGCTGGTCCGACGACGAGCGAGCCCTGCGTTCCCTGGGCTATAACGACCTCTGA
- the rnc gene encoding ribonuclease III, producing the protein MSVSLSRLERKLGYTFKDQSLMTLALTHRSYAGRNNERLEFLGDAILNFVAGEALFERFPQAREGQLSRLRARLVKGETLALLARGFELGEYLRLGSGELKSGGFRRESILADALEALIGAIYLDSGMEAARERVLAWLANELEGLTLVDTNKDPKTRLQEFLQSRACELPRYEVVDIQGEPHCRTFFVECQVALLNDKTQGQGASRRIAEQVAAAAALVALGVENGND; encoded by the coding sequence GTGAGCGTATCTCTCAGCCGTCTCGAGCGTAAGCTCGGCTATACCTTCAAGGACCAGAGTCTGATGACTCTGGCCCTGACCCACCGCAGCTACGCGGGGCGCAACAATGAGCGTCTCGAGTTTCTCGGCGATGCCATCCTCAACTTCGTCGCCGGCGAGGCGCTGTTCGAGCGCTTTCCCCAGGCCCGTGAAGGTCAGTTGTCGCGGTTACGTGCACGATTGGTGAAGGGCGAGACCCTGGCCCTGTTGGCTCGCGGTTTCGAGCTGGGCGAGTACTTGCGCCTGGGCTCGGGCGAGCTGAAAAGCGGCGGTTTCCGCCGTGAGTCTATCCTCGCCGATGCGCTGGAAGCGCTGATTGGCGCGATCTACCTGGATTCGGGCATGGAGGCCGCTCGCGAGCGCGTGCTTGCCTGGCTGGCCAACGAACTCGAAGGCCTGACCCTGGTAGATACCAACAAGGACCCCAAGACCCGCCTGCAGGAATTCCTGCAATCCCGGGCCTGCGAACTGCCACGCTATGAAGTGGTGGATATCCAGGGTGAACCGCACTGCCGGACGTTCTTCGTCGAGTGCCAGGTCGCCCTGCTGAATGACAAGACCCAGGGTCAGGGCGCCAGCCGTCGCATCGCCGAACAGGTGGCTGCGGCTGCAGCCCTGGTTGCCCTTGGTGTGGAGAACGGCAATGACTGA
- a CDS encoding DUF4845 domain-containing protein: MTFARKQKGMSVLGWLLVLAVVAFLASTAFKIIPHYLDFFSLEKIITSVETEKALEIRTIPDFYSHVSKGMQVNGIRDLDLDKALKVTLENNEFQAHLKYEKRESLIENLDLVVRFDKDFRVRAQ; this comes from the coding sequence ATGACGTTCGCGCGTAAGCAGAAGGGTATGTCGGTTCTGGGCTGGCTGCTGGTTCTGGCCGTAGTGGCCTTCCTGGCCAGCACCGCCTTCAAGATCATCCCGCATTACCTCGATTTCTTCTCCCTGGAGAAGATCATCACTTCGGTGGAAACCGAGAAGGCCCTGGAAATCAGGACCATTCCCGACTTCTACAGCCATGTTTCCAAGGGCATGCAGGTCAACGGTATCCGTGACCTGGACCTTGACAAGGCGCTGAAGGTGACCCTGGAAAACAACGAGTTCCAGGCGCACCTCAAGTATGAAAAACGCGAATCCCTAATCGAGAATCTCGATCTGGTGGTGCGCTTCGACAAAGATTTCCGTGTGCGAGCCCAGTGA
- the lepB gene encoding signal peptidase I, giving the protein MSINFPLLLVIAVAVSGVLALIDLVLLAPRRRSAIASYEGQVSEPDPEVLDRLNKEPLLVEYGKSFFPVLAIVLVLRSFLVEPFQIPSGSMKPTLEVGDFILVNKFAYGIRLPVLDNKVVEVGDPQRGDVMVFRYPSDPNINYIKRVIGLPGDRIAYSSDKRLTVNGQSVAEKLLGEEPGTLGSAMLYEEKLGEAEHLIRKEMKRYRMEPGREWVVPQGHYFMMGDNRDNSNDSRYWNDPRIPKDLLGMVPDRNIVGKAFAVWMSWPDPKMRNLPNFSRVGLIH; this is encoded by the coding sequence ATGTCGATCAATTTCCCGCTGTTGTTGGTTATCGCCGTGGCAGTCTCCGGCGTGCTTGCGCTTATCGACCTGGTTCTGCTGGCCCCGCGCCGGCGCTCCGCGATTGCCTCTTACGAGGGGCAAGTCAGCGAGCCCGACCCGGAGGTCCTCGACAGGCTGAACAAGGAACCGCTGCTGGTCGAGTATGGGAAGTCCTTCTTCCCGGTGCTGGCCATCGTGCTGGTGCTGCGTTCCTTCCTGGTGGAACCCTTCCAGATTCCGTCCGGCTCGATGAAGCCGACCCTGGAAGTGGGCGATTTCATCCTGGTCAACAAGTTCGCCTACGGCATTCGCCTGCCGGTGCTGGATAACAAAGTGGTCGAGGTGGGTGACCCGCAACGCGGCGACGTAATGGTGTTCCGCTACCCGAGCGATCCGAACATCAACTACATCAAGCGCGTGATCGGCTTGCCGGGCGACCGTATCGCCTACAGCAGCGACAAGCGCCTGACCGTCAATGGTCAATCGGTTGCCGAGAAGCTGCTGGGCGAAGAGCCGGGCACCCTGGGCAGCGCCATGCTGTACGAGGAGAAGCTGGGCGAAGCCGAGCACCTGATCCGCAAGGAAATGAAGCGCTACCGCATGGAGCCGGGCCGCGAGTGGGTGGTGCCCCAGGGGCATTACTTCATGATGGGCGACAACCGGGACAACTCCAACGACAGCCGCTATTGGAACGACCCGCGTATCCCGAAGGACCTGCTTGGCATGGTTCCGGACCGCAATATCGTCGGCAAGGCCTTCGCGGTCTGGATGAGCTGGCCTGATCCGAAGATGCGCAACCTGCCGAACTTCTCTCGAGTGGGCCTGATTCACTGA
- the lepA gene encoding translation elongation factor 4 — MSDLSHIRNFSIIAHIDHGKSTLADRFIQMCGGLSDREMEAQVLDSMDLERERGITIKAHSVTLHYKAQSGKTYQLNFIDTPGHVDFTYEVSRSLAACEGALLVVDAGQGVEAQSVANCYTAIEQGLEVMPVLNKMDLPQAEPERVKEEIEHIIGIDATDAVPCSAKSGMGVIDVLERLVEVIPAPEGEIDAPLQALIIDSWFDNYLGVVSLVRVKNGRVKKGDKILVKSTGKLHQVDSVGVFTPKHTEMVDLKAGEVGFIIAGIKDIHGAPVGDTLTLSGTPDVSVLPGFQRIKPQVYAGLFPVSSDDFEDFREALQKLTLNDAALQYEPESSEALGFGFRIGFLGMLHMEIIQERLEREYDLDLITTAPTVVFEIVQKNGETIYVDNPSKLPDLASIDEMREPIVRANILVPQEHLGNVITLCIEKRGVQRDMQFLSSQVQVCYDLPMNEVVLDFFDRLKSVSRGYASLDYSFDRFEPANLVKLDVLINGEKVDALALIVHRDQAHYKGRALTEKMKELIPRQMFDVAIQAAIGGQIVARTTVKALRKNVLAKCYGGDVSRKKKLLEKQKAGKKRMKQVGSVEIPQEAFLAVLKVDS; from the coding sequence GTGAGTGACCTGAGTCATATCCGCAATTTCTCCATCATCGCCCACATCGACCATGGCAAGTCGACCCTGGCAGACCGCTTCATTCAGATGTGCGGTGGCCTGTCCGACCGCGAGATGGAGGCTCAGGTCCTGGACTCCATGGACCTGGAGCGTGAGCGTGGTATCACCATCAAGGCCCACAGTGTCACGCTGCACTACAAGGCGCAGAGCGGTAAGACCTACCAGCTGAACTTCATCGACACCCCCGGTCACGTGGACTTTACCTATGAAGTCAGCCGTTCCCTGGCGGCGTGCGAAGGCGCGCTGCTGGTCGTGGACGCCGGCCAGGGTGTTGAAGCCCAGTCCGTGGCCAACTGCTACACCGCCATCGAGCAGGGCCTCGAGGTCATGCCGGTGCTGAACAAGATGGACCTGCCTCAGGCCGAGCCGGAACGGGTCAAGGAAGAAATCGAACATATCATCGGCATCGACGCCACTGACGCCGTGCCCTGCAGCGCCAAGAGCGGCATGGGCGTGATCGATGTGCTGGAGCGCCTGGTCGAGGTGATCCCTGCGCCGGAGGGCGAGATCGATGCGCCGCTGCAGGCCCTGATCATCGACTCCTGGTTCGACAACTACCTGGGCGTGGTCTCGCTGGTGCGGGTCAAGAACGGCCGGGTGAAGAAGGGCGACAAGATCCTGGTGAAGTCCACTGGCAAGCTCCACCAGGTGGACAGCGTCGGTGTGTTCACCCCGAAGCACACTGAAATGGTCGACCTCAAGGCCGGTGAAGTGGGCTTCATCATCGCCGGCATCAAGGACATCCATGGCGCCCCGGTGGGCGATACCCTGACCCTGTCCGGCACTCCGGATGTGAGCGTGCTGCCGGGCTTCCAGCGAATCAAACCGCAGGTGTATGCCGGCCTGTTCCCGGTCAGCTCCGACGACTTCGAGGATTTCCGCGAAGCGCTGCAGAAACTGACCCTGAACGACGCCGCGCTGCAGTACGAGCCGGAGAGCTCCGAGGCCCTGGGCTTCGGCTTCCGTATCGGCTTCCTCGGCATGCTGCACATGGAGATCATCCAGGAGCGCCTGGAGCGCGAATACGACCTGGACCTGATCACCACCGCACCGACCGTGGTCTTCGAAATCGTGCAGAAGAACGGCGAGACCATCTACGTCGACAACCCGTCCAAGCTGCCCGACCTCGCCTCCATCGACGAAATGCGCGAGCCCATCGTCCGTGCCAACATCCTGGTACCTCAGGAGCACCTTGGTAACGTCATTACCCTGTGCATCGAGAAGCGTGGCGTCCAGCGCGACATGCAATTCCTCAGCTCCCAGGTTCAGGTCTGCTACGACCTGCCGATGAACGAGGTGGTGCTGGACTTCTTCGACCGCCTGAAGTCGGTAAGTCGTGGCTATGCGTCGCTGGACTACAGCTTCGATCGCTTCGAACCGGCTAATCTGGTGAAGCTGGACGTACTGATCAACGGCGAGAAGGTCGATGCTCTGGCACTTATCGTGCATCGCGATCAGGCCCACTACAAAGGCCGCGCGTTGACCGAGAAGATGAAGGAACTGATCCCGCGGCAGATGTTCGACGTGGCGATCCAGGCAGCGATCGGTGGACAGATCGTTGCGCGTACTACCGTAAAGGCGCTCAGGAAGAACGTTCTGGCCAAGTGCTACGGCGGCGACGTCAGCCGTAAGAAAAAACTGCTGGAGAAGCAGAAGGCCGGTAAGAAAAGGATGAAGCAGGTCGGCAGCGTGGAGATCCCGCAGGAAGCCTTCCTCGCTGTGCTCAAAGTGGATAGCTAG
- a CDS encoding DegQ family serine endoprotease has product MLNLKSCMTAMAALLLLGQTLVARAELPDFTPLVEEASPAVVNISTRQKLPPRSAANAQAMPDLEGLPPMLREFFERNMPQMPRNPQGGRQREAQSLGSGFIVSKDGYVLTNNHVVAGADEIIVRLSDRSELEAKLIGADPRTDVALLKVEGKDLPIVKIGKSDELKVGSWVLAIGSPFGFDHSVTAGIVSAKGRSLPNENYVPFIQTDVAINPGNSGGPLFNLDGEVVGINSQIFTRSGGFMGLSFAIPIDVAMGVADQLKAEGKVSRGWLGVVIQEVNKDLAESFGLDKPAGALVAQVQEGGPAAKGGLQVGDVILSMNGQPIVVSADLPHLVGNLKPGSKIKLEVVRGGSRKTLDMAIGALPEDGDEMAAASGDGVERSSNRLGVSVVELTDEQKKALDIQGGVVIKEVQDGPAAMMGLRPGDVITHLNNQAITSAKAFTQVAKDLPKNRSVSMRVLRQGRASFITFKLAE; this is encoded by the coding sequence ATGCTTAACCTCAAATCCTGCATGACCGCCATGGCAGCGTTGCTGCTGCTCGGTCAAACCCTTGTGGCCCGTGCCGAGTTGCCGGACTTCACGCCTCTGGTCGAAGAGGCGTCCCCGGCGGTCGTCAACATCAGTACCCGGCAGAAGCTGCCCCCGCGTAGTGCCGCCAATGCCCAGGCGATGCCTGACCTGGAAGGCCTGCCACCCATGCTGCGTGAATTCTTCGAGCGCAACATGCCGCAGATGCCGCGAAATCCCCAGGGTGGTCGTCAGCGCGAGGCGCAGTCCCTGGGTTCCGGCTTCATCGTCTCCAAGGACGGCTACGTCCTGACCAACAACCACGTAGTCGCTGGCGCCGATGAGATCATCGTGCGCCTGTCCGACCGCAGCGAGCTGGAAGCCAAGCTGATCGGTGCCGACCCGCGTACCGACGTGGCGCTGCTGAAGGTCGAGGGCAAGGACCTGCCGATCGTGAAAATCGGCAAGTCCGATGAACTCAAGGTGGGCAGTTGGGTGCTGGCCATTGGCTCGCCGTTCGGTTTCGATCACTCGGTGACCGCCGGTATCGTCAGCGCCAAGGGGCGCAGCCTGCCGAACGAGAACTACGTTCCCTTCATTCAGACTGATGTGGCCATCAACCCGGGTAACTCCGGCGGTCCGCTGTTCAACCTGGATGGCGAAGTGGTGGGTATCAACTCCCAGATATTCACCCGCTCCGGCGGCTTCATGGGCTTGTCCTTCGCCATCCCGATCGACGTGGCCATGGGCGTGGCCGACCAGCTCAAGGCCGAAGGCAAGGTCAGTCGTGGCTGGCTGGGCGTGGTGATTCAGGAGGTGAACAAGGACCTCGCTGAATCCTTCGGTCTGGACAAGCCGGCCGGCGCCCTGGTTGCGCAGGTTCAGGAAGGTGGTCCGGCCGCCAAGGGTGGGCTGCAAGTAGGGGATGTCATCCTCAGCATGAACGGCCAGCCGATCGTGGTTTCCGCCGACCTGCCGCACCTGGTGGGTAACCTCAAGCCGGGCAGCAAGATCAAGCTCGAAGTCGTGCGTGGCGGCAGCCGCAAGACCCTGGACATGGCCATCGGCGCTCTGCCGGAAGACGGCGACGAGATGGCCGCCGCCAGTGGCGACGGTGTCGAGCGTAGCAGCAACCGTCTCGGTGTAAGCGTCGTCGAGCTGACCGATGAACAGAAGAAGGCCCTGGATATCCAGGGTGGCGTGGTGATCAAGGAAGTCCAGGACGGCCCGGCTGCCATGATGGGGCTGCGTCCGGGTGATGTGATCACGCACCTGAACAACCAGGCCATCACGTCCGCCAAGGCCTTCACCCAGGTCGCCAAGGACCTGCCGAAGAACCGCTCGGTGTCCATGCGCGTGCTGCGCCAGGGGCGCGCCAGCTTCATTACCTTCAAGCTGGCCGAGTAA
- a CDS encoding MucB/RseB C-terminal domain-containing protein has translation MRALPLFILLGGWLTQSAHAADAQDWLQRLADAEQRQSFQGTFVYERNGSFSTHEVWHRVQQGGEVRERLLQLDGPAQEVVRVNGRTQCVSGALSDQVTDGQVWPARGLDAKQLSEWYDLRLAGESRVAGRPAVVLTLAPRDQHRYGFELHLDRDTGLPLKSLLLGDKGQLLERFQFTRIAVASDLADTALQPSSACKAVRVTEVQGEKPAHWRSEWLPPGFSLTSAQERRSPASSEPVSSLLYSDGLARFSVFLEPLHGAVVEDARSQLGPTVMVSKRVSTPSGDVMVTVVGEIPLGTAERVALSMRAAEATATQ, from the coding sequence ATGCGCGCACTTCCGCTATTCATCTTGCTTGGCGGCTGGCTGACCCAATCAGCCCACGCCGCCGACGCTCAGGACTGGTTGCAACGCCTCGCTGACGCGGAGCAGCGCCAGAGTTTCCAGGGAACTTTCGTCTACGAACGAAATGGGAGTTTCTCCACTCACGAAGTCTGGCATCGGGTCCAGCAGGGTGGGGAAGTGCGCGAGCGTTTGCTGCAGCTCGATGGTCCGGCGCAAGAGGTGGTGCGCGTCAATGGCCGCACCCAATGCGTGAGCGGCGCCCTTTCCGATCAAGTGACCGATGGCCAGGTCTGGCCCGCTCGCGGACTCGACGCCAAGCAGCTCTCCGAATGGTATGACCTGCGTCTGGCTGGCGAGTCTCGCGTTGCCGGTCGGCCAGCGGTAGTCCTGACCCTGGCGCCTCGCGACCAGCATCGCTATGGCTTCGAGCTGCACCTCGACCGGGACACGGGCTTGCCACTCAAGTCATTGCTCCTGGGTGACAAGGGGCAGCTGCTGGAGCGCTTCCAGTTCACGCGTATCGCGGTTGCCAGCGACCTGGCGGACACTGCGCTGCAACCCAGCTCGGCTTGCAAGGCCGTTCGTGTCACCGAGGTCCAGGGTGAAAAGCCCGCTCACTGGCGTTCCGAATGGTTGCCGCCCGGCTTCAGCCTCACCAGTGCCCAGGAGCGACGCAGTCCGGCGTCGTCCGAGCCGGTATCCAGCCTGCTCTATAGTGATGGCCTGGCCCGCTTCTCGGTATTCCTTGAGCCGCTGCATGGTGCGGTGGTCGAGGATGCTCGCAGCCAACTTGGGCCAACTGTCATGGTCTCCAAGCGGGTCAGTACGCCGAGTGGCGATGTCATGGTGACGGTGGTCGGCGAAATCCCGCTGGGAACGGCCGAGCGAGTTGCCCTGTCCATGCGGGCGGCGGAGGCCACTGCGACACAATGA
- a CDS encoding RseA family anti-sigma factor, translating into MSREALQESLSAVMDNEADELELRRVLAASEDQDLRATWSRYQIARAVMHKELLEPRLDIAAAVSAALAEEAAPPAKVVRGPWRSLGRLAVAASVTVAVLAGVRLYNQDDVAGTQQLAQQTSQPAMVMPQAQQGAVLAGYSEDAQQAQQPIGATQSSSGWHEKRLPAYLRQHAQQAAMSGSDSALPYARAASLESR; encoded by the coding sequence ATGAGTCGTGAAGCTTTGCAGGAATCGCTGTCCGCGGTGATGGATAACGAGGCGGACGAACTGGAGCTGCGTCGAGTTCTCGCCGCCAGCGAAGATCAAGATTTGCGGGCTACCTGGTCGCGTTACCAGATTGCCCGTGCCGTGATGCACAAGGAGCTGCTGGAGCCGCGCCTGGACATCGCTGCTGCAGTTTCGGCCGCGCTGGCCGAAGAAGCCGCTCCGCCGGCCAAGGTGGTGCGGGGGCCATGGCGCAGCCTGGGTCGCCTTGCCGTTGCCGCTTCGGTGACCGTGGCGGTGCTTGCCGGCGTGCGCCTGTACAACCAGGACGACGTCGCCGGTACCCAGCAGCTGGCTCAGCAAACCAGCCAGCCAGCGATGGTGATGCCGCAAGCGCAGCAAGGTGCCGTTCTGGCTGGCTATAGTGAAGATGCCCAGCAGGCGCAGCAGCCTATCGGTGCGACCCAGTCGTCTTCTGGCTGGCACGAGAAGCGCTTGCCGGCTTACCTGAGGCAGCATGCCCAGCAAGCCGCGATGAGCGGTAGCGACAGCGCACTGCCTTATGCTCGCGCTGCCAGTCTGGAGAGCCGCTGA
- the rpoE gene encoding RNA polymerase sigma factor RpoE, translated as MLTQEQDQQLVERVQQGDKRAFDLLVLKYQHKILGLIVRFVHDAQEAQDVAQEAFIKAYRALGNFRGDSAFYTWLYRIAINTAKNHLVARGRRPPDSDVSAEDAEFYDGDHALKDIESPERVLLRDEIEATVHRSIQQLPEDLRTALTLREFDGLSYEDIASVMQCPVGTVRSRIFRAREAIDKALQPLLQGS; from the coding sequence ATGCTAACCCAGGAACAGGATCAGCAGCTGGTCGAACGGGTGCAGCAGGGCGACAAGCGGGCTTTCGATCTGCTGGTGTTGAAGTATCAGCACAAGATCCTCGGGTTGATCGTGCGATTCGTGCATGACGCCCAGGAAGCCCAGGACGTAGCCCAGGAAGCCTTTATCAAGGCTTACCGCGCGCTCGGAAACTTTCGCGGCGACAGTGCGTTTTATACGTGGCTGTACCGCATCGCCATCAACACGGCGAAGAACCATCTGGTGGCGCGTGGACGACGCCCGCCAGACAGTGATGTAAGTGCTGAGGACGCCGAGTTTTATGACGGCGACCACGCCCTCAAGGATATCGAGTCGCCGGAGCGAGTCCTGCTTCGCGATGAGATCGAGGCCACAGTGCACCGGAGCATCCAGCAACTGCCGGAAGATTTGCGCACGGCGCTGACGCTGCGCGAATTCGATGGTCTTAGTTATGAAGACATTGCGAGCGTTATGCAGTGTCCGGTGGGTACTGTGCGATCCCGCATCTTCAGGGCGCGGGAAGCCATCGATAAAGCCTTGCAACCTCTGTTGCAGGGGTCCTGA
- the nadB gene encoding L-aspartate oxidase, whose translation MSQHFQHDVLVIGSGAAGLTLALTLPSHLNIVVLSKADLSNGSTYWAQGGVAAVLDDTDTVDSHVEDTLVAGAGLCREDAVRFTVEHSRAAIQWLIDQGVPFTRDDEHSREDGGFEFHLTREGGHSHRRIIHAADATGAAIFNTLLEQAKKRPNIQLLEQRVAVDLITERKLGREGQRCLGAYVLNRNNGEVDTFHARFTVLASGGAAKVYLYTSNPDSACGDGIAMAWRAGCRVGNLEFNQFHPTCLYHPQAKSFLITEAVRGEGGLLKLPNGERFMQRFHPRAELAPRDVVARAIDHEMKRLGVDCVYLDISHKPAEFVKSHFPTVYERCLGFGIDITREPIPVVPAAHYTCGGVVVDQHGRTDIPGLYAIGETSFTGLHGANRMASNSLLECFVYGRSAAHDMVNQLDEVPMPANLPTWDASQVTDSDEDVIIAHNWDELRRFMWDYVGIVRTNKRLQRAQHRVRLLLSEIDEFYSNYRVSRDLIELRNLAQVAELIIRSAMQRHESRGLHYTLDYPDLLPEASDTILAPPTFGD comes from the coding sequence ATGAGCCAACACTTCCAGCATGACGTACTGGTCATCGGCAGCGGCGCCGCCGGCCTGACCCTGGCCCTCACCCTGCCCTCGCACCTCAACATCGTGGTGCTGAGCAAGGCCGACCTCAGCAATGGCTCGACCTATTGGGCCCAGGGCGGTGTGGCGGCAGTGCTGGACGACACGGACACGGTCGATTCCCACGTCGAAGACACCCTGGTCGCGGGCGCGGGCCTGTGCCGTGAGGATGCCGTGCGCTTCACGGTAGAACACAGCCGCGCAGCCATCCAATGGCTGATCGACCAGGGCGTACCCTTCACGCGCGACGACGAACATTCCCGCGAGGATGGCGGTTTCGAGTTCCACCTCACTCGCGAAGGGGGCCACAGCCATCGACGCATCATCCATGCCGCGGATGCGACTGGTGCCGCCATCTTCAACACCCTGCTGGAGCAGGCGAAGAAACGACCGAACATCCAGCTGCTGGAGCAACGGGTCGCTGTCGACCTGATCACCGAACGCAAGCTCGGCCGCGAGGGTCAGCGCTGCCTCGGCGCGTACGTGTTGAACCGCAACAACGGCGAAGTGGATACCTTCCACGCCCGTTTCACGGTGCTCGCCTCGGGCGGCGCGGCCAAGGTCTACCTCTATACCAGCAACCCCGACAGCGCGTGTGGCGACGGTATCGCCATGGCGTGGCGCGCGGGTTGCCGGGTCGGCAATCTGGAATTCAACCAATTCCACCCCACCTGCCTCTATCACCCGCAGGCCAAGAGCTTCCTGATCACCGAAGCCGTGCGCGGCGAAGGTGGCCTGCTTAAGCTGCCCAATGGCGAACGCTTCATGCAACGCTTCCACCCGCGTGCCGAACTGGCACCGCGCGACGTGGTGGCCCGCGCCATCGACCATGAAATGAAGCGCCTGGGCGTGGACTGCGTCTACCTGGACATCAGCCACAAGCCCGCCGAGTTCGTAAAAAGCCACTTCCCCACGGTTTATGAGCGCTGCCTGGGCTTTGGCATCGACATCACCCGCGAGCCCATCCCGGTGGTGCCGGCGGCGCACTACACCTGTGGCGGCGTGGTCGTCGACCAGCACGGCCGTACCGATATCCCTGGCCTCTACGCCATTGGCGAGACCAGCTTCACCGGCCTGCACGGCGCCAACCGCATGGCCAGCAACTCGTTGCTGGAATGTTTCGTCTACGGGCGATCGGCGGCACACGACATGGTCAATCAGTTGGACGAGGTGCCGATGCCCGCCAACCTGCCCACCTGGGACGCCAGCCAAGTAACGGACTCCGACGAAGACGTAATCATCGCGCACAACTGGGACGAGTTGCGCCGCTTCATGTGGGACTACGTCGGCATCGTGCGCACCAACAAGCGCCTGCAGCGCGCCCAGCACCGGGTGCGCCTGCTGCTCAGCGAGATCGACGAGTTCTACAGCAATTACCGCGTGAGCCGCGACCTGATCGAACTGCGCAACCTGGCGCAGGTGGCCGAACTGATAATCCGCTCGGCCATGCAACGCCATGAAAGCCGCGGCCTGCATTACACCCTGGACTACCCGGACCTGCTCCCCGAGGCCAGTGACACTATTCTGGCACCGCCCACCTTCGGCGACTGA
- a CDS encoding protein YgfX — translation MSSPSNVFECHWRPSRRLLALYLILSSLAVLAILVAALPRWAQLSGLLACAAHAAWCLPRQILLTSPKAFTGLRLDGDGWQLWCAADGWCPVQLRPDSLGLPVAVILRFRLLGGRWVRGVCVPADALDQEQHRRLRVRLGFSRRRWAVPE, via the coding sequence GTGTCCAGCCCAAGTAACGTCTTCGAATGCCACTGGCGCCCCTCGCGGCGCCTGCTGGCCCTCTACCTGATCCTGTCTTCCCTGGCCGTTCTGGCCATCCTGGTCGCTGCGCTGCCTCGCTGGGCACAGTTGTCCGGCCTTCTGGCCTGTGCGGCCCACGCTGCCTGGTGTCTGCCCAGGCAGATCCTGCTGACTTCTCCCAAGGCGTTTACTGGCTTGCGGCTAGATGGTGACGGCTGGCAACTGTGGTGCGCGGCGGATGGCTGGTGCCCGGTGCAGTTGCGCCCGGACAGCCTGGGGCTACCGGTGGCGGTGATCCTGCGCTTCCGCTTGTTGGGTGGGCGCTGGGTGAGGGGTGTGTGTGTGCCGGCGGACGCTCTGGACCAGGAGCAGCACCGCCGGTTGCGGGTGAGGCTGGGGTTCAGTCGCCGAAGGTGGGCGGTGCCAGAATAG
- a CDS encoding succinate dehydrogenase assembly factor 2, producing MADSIELNRLFWHSRRGMLELDVLLVPFVREVYPSLDAEDQARYRKLLECEDQDMFGWFMQRGEPEDADLRRMVRMILDRVQPK from the coding sequence ATGGCCGACTCAATTGAACTGAACCGACTCTTCTGGCACAGCCGTCGCGGCATGCTCGAACTGGACGTGCTCCTCGTCCCCTTCGTGAGGGAGGTCTATCCGAGCCTCGACGCTGAAGACCAGGCCCGCTACCGCAAGCTGCTGGAATGCGAGGACCAGGACATGTTTGGCTGGTTCATGCAGCGCGGCGAGCCTGAAGATGCGGACCTGCGCCGCATGGTTCGCATGATCTTGGATCGTGTCCAGCCCAAGTAA